The Pseudanabaena sp. FACHB-2040 DNA segment GTTGCTCCGGTGATTATCTGCTCTGCAGACGTCCGTGAAACAACCCGGCAACAGGCGACTGCTGTTGGGGTGCAGGCTTTTATGGCAAAACCTGTAAATCTAGACGTATTGACCGAAACGGTTGCTCGGCTCTTGCCGGGCCATTAAAGCAGGTGTTATCTACAGCTAGAAAGCCTTTGCCATCGGATGCTCATACCGAACGAACAGAACTGACAAAATCCTAATAAAAAAAGACGGGCTGTGAACCCGTCTTTTGCAAGAGTAGATGGTTAAAGCTGTTGGTGCAGATGAGGCTTTGTTTAGAAGGCCGTTAAAACAGCGTCAGGACGTAGATCAAGATGAATAGAACAATCCAGACGATGTCAACGAAGTGCCAGTAGATCTCGGCCATCTCTACGCCAACATGCTTTTCGGCAGAGTAATGACCAGGGCGGCGAGAGCGCCACAGCACGCCCAAGATCAGCAGTAGGCCGATAAAGACGTGGGCTCCGTGAAAGCCGGTTGTGAGGTAGAAACAGTTGCTAAAGAGATTGGTTCGTAAGCCATAGCCCAGGTTCATGTATTCATACACCTGTCCGGCTAGGAAAACGGCTCCCATTGCGGCGGTGACCATGTACCACTTGCGTAGGCCAGCCACATCGCCTTTCTTGATAGCTTCGTCGCCCAGGTGGATTACAAAACTGGATGCCACCAGAATGACGGTGTTAATTGCTGGCAGCAGCAGTTCGACTTCGGTGCCTTCAGGAGGCCACTCGGCAATCGTGCTGCGGAAGACGAGGTAGACCGCAAAGAAGCCTGCGAACATCAAAAATTCGGAGGAGAGGAAAGTAATGAGCCCCCAGACTCGCAGGTCGGGGTGTTCCCCGTGGTGGGCATCTCCGAGGCCAGCCTCATGGGCGGCGGCGGTTTGGCTGTTTTCGAGTGCGCCTTGCATGGTGGTACCGTGAATGAAAAATAGTTGTTGCAGGGGCGTAGAGATGTGGCTAACCACATCTCTACGGGAGGGGGTTATTTGGGCATTGCGATCGCATCTGACAGATCCGGCCTCTCAGCAGGCGGGATCTCCTCGACATGCCCGTAAGCATAAGGACCGCGCGTAATCACCGGCAGCACCGCCCAGTTCTCAATCGGCGGCGGTGAAGAGGTGGTCCACTCCAGAGTCATGGCGTTCCAGGGGTTGCCACTGGCCTTTTCGCCCTTGACCAGGCTCCAGAGAATATTGACGATCAGCGGCAGGACCGAGACTGCCAGGATGTAGGCCCCAATCGTGGCCAGCTGATTACCGTGGGTAAACTGCGGGTCATACATTGCTACCCGACGAGGCATGCCATGACCGCCCAGCCAGTGCATCGGCATAAAGGTGAGGTTGCCGCCAATGAAGTTGAGCAAGAAGTGAACTCGGCCCAAGGGCTCGTTCATCATGCGCCCGGTTATCTTAGGGAACCAGTGATAGATCCCAGCATAGAGGCCCGAAACTGAGCCACCAAACAGTACATAGTGGAAGTGACCCACCACGTAGTAGGTATCGTGGACATGGATGTCAAAAGGCGCTGTGCCCAGAGTCACCCCGCTGATGCCGCCAAAGACAAACATCGACAGCAGGCTGATGGCAAAGAGCATGGCACTGGTGTAGCGGATCTTGCCGCCCCAGAGGGTCGCCACCCAGCTAAAGATTTTCACGCCCGTAGGCACCGCCACAATCAAGGTCGAAACGGTGAAGAAAATCCGCATCCAGGGTGGGGTGCCGCTGGTAAACATGTGGTGCACCCAGACAAACAGGCCAACTACGCAGATCGCCAGCGAAGAGTAGGCAATAGCCTTGTAGCCAAAAATTGGCTTACGGGCATGCACCGGGATCACCTCCGACATAATGCCGAAGATAGGCAAAATCATCAGATACACTGCCGGGTGGGAGTAGAACCAGAACAAGTGCTGGTACA contains these protein-coding regions:
- a CDS encoding heme-copper oxidase subunit III, which gives rise to MQGALENSQTAAAHEAGLGDAHHGEHPDLRVWGLITFLSSEFLMFAGFFAVYLVFRSTIAEWPPEGTEVELLLPAINTVILVASSFVIHLGDEAIKKGDVAGLRKWYMVTAAMGAVFLAGQVYEYMNLGYGLRTNLFSNCFYLTTGFHGAHVFIGLLLILGVLWRSRRPGHYSAEKHVGVEMAEIYWHFVDIVWIVLFILIYVLTLF
- the ctaD gene encoding cytochrome c oxidase subunit I, with translation MVQATEAPTDAKLSLSALTDYSFPQKQWKWYDYFTFNIDHKVIGIQYLVTTFIFYLVGGMMAVAMRTELATPDSDFLNPTLYNAFITNHGTIMIFLWIVPAAIGGFGNYLVPLMIGARDMAFPKLNALAFWITVPAALLIFTSFLFGGAQAGWTSYPPLSLVTSNVAQSMWIVALILAGTSSILGSVNFIVTIINMRVPSMKWDQLPLFCWAMMATSLLALFATPVLAAAMILLLFDINFGTSFFRPDGGGNVVVYQHLFWFYSHPAVYLMILPIFGIMSEVIPVHARKPIFGYKAIAYSSLAICVVGLFVWVHHMFTSGTPPWMRIFFTVSTLIVAVPTGVKIFSWVATLWGGKIRYTSAMLFAISLLSMFVFGGISGVTLGTAPFDIHVHDTYYVVGHFHYVLFGGSVSGLYAGIYHWFPKITGRMMNEPLGRVHFLLNFIGGNLTFMPMHWLGGHGMPRRVAMYDPQFTHGNQLATIGAYILAVSVLPLIVNILWSLVKGEKASGNPWNAMTLEWTTSSPPPIENWAVLPVITRGPYAYGHVEEIPPAERPDLSDAIAMPK